The following are encoded in a window of Lates calcarifer isolate ASB-BC8 linkage group LG20, TLL_Latcal_v3, whole genome shotgun sequence genomic DNA:
- the hpda gene encoding 4-hydroxyphenylpyruvate dioxygenase — MLSDQTLILICLLSGLWPFYNLTMTSYTDKGEKPERGKFVKFHHVTFWVGNAKQAASFYCDKMGFEPLAYKGLETGSREVVSHVIRQDKIIFVFQSPLNPGNEEMGEHLIKHGDGVKDIAFQVEDCDFLIKTARERGAVIVKEPWVEQDSHGRVKYAVVQTYGDTTHTLIEYLGPYKGLFLPSYKEPLFRDPLLAKLPPAGLNFIDHIVGNQPDDQMVPISDWYQKCLMFHRFWSIDDKQIHTQYSALRSIVVTNYEETIKMPINEPAIGKKKSQIQEYVDYNGGPGVQHIALNTSNIIQAIVNLRARGMEFLAAPDTYYDTLRAKLKTAKIKVKEDLNRLQELKILVDFDDKGYLLQIFTKPVQDRPTLFLEVIQRNNHFGFGAGNFKSLFEAIEKDQDARGNLTVLTPEGQAKTFY; from the exons ATGCTGTCTGACCAGACACTGATTTTGATCTGTCTTTTGTCTGGACTGTGGCCCTTCTATAATCTCACCATG aCAAGCTACACAGATAAAGGTGAAAAG CCTGAGAGAGGGAAATTTGTCAAGTTTCATCATGTCACCTTCTGGGTCGGCAATGCCAAACAG GCAGCCTCCTTCTACTGTGATAAGATGGGCTTCGAACCTCTGGCCTATAAGGGTCTGGAGACTGGCAGCCGAGAGGTGGTGTCTCATGTCATCAGACAGGATAAG ataatatttgtgtttcagtctcCACTAAATCCTGGAAATGAAG AGATGGGAGAACACTTGATTAAACATGGAGACGGAGTCAAAGACATCGCTTTCCAGGTGGAGGACTGTGACTTCTTAATCAAG acagcgAGAGAGCGAGGAGCGGTAATCGTCAAAGAGCCCTGGGTGGAGCAGGACAGCCACGGGAGGGTCAAGTATGCTGTGGTTCAAACG TATGGggatacaacacacacactcattgaaTACCTCGGACCCTACAAAGGCCTGTTCCTGCCCAGCTACAAAGAGCCTCTGTTTAGGGATCCTCTGTTAGCCAAACT TCCACCAGCAGGCTTGAACTTCATCGATCACATTGTGGGAAATCAGCCAGATGACCAGATGGTGCCAATTTCAGACTG GTATCAGAAGTGTTTGATGTTCCACCGGTTCTGGTCAATAGACGACAAGCAGATCCACACGCAGTACAGTGCCCTGAGGTCCATAGTGGTGACAAACTATGAAGAGACCATCAAGATGCCAATCAATGAACCTGCCATAGGGAAGAAGAAGTCACAAATCCAG GAATATGTGGACTATAACGGGGGACCAGGTGTTCAGCACATCGCCCTCAACACGTCAAACATCATCCAAGCT ATAGTGAACCTGCGAGCCCGAGGGATGGAGTTCCTCGCTGCGCCTGACACGTACTACGACACCCTGCGGGCGAAACTCAAAACTGCCAAGATCAAGGTGAAGGAGGACCTCAATCGTTTACAG GAACTAAAGATCTTAGTTGACTTTGACGACAAGGGCTATCTCCTCCAAATCTTTACCAAGCCTGTGCAGGACAGACCGACTCTTTTCTTGGAGGTCATTCAGCGGAACAACCACTTT GGCTTTGGGGCAGGAAACTTTAAGTCTCTCTTTGAGGCCATCGAGAAGGACCAAGACGCCCGGGGCAACCTCACTGTGCTGACACCCGAGGGGCAGGCCAAAACCTTCTACTGA